The following proteins come from a genomic window of Iamia sp. SCSIO 61187:
- a CDS encoding ribbon-helix-helix protein, CopG family — MTRKATTVRLPEDLADTAEVVARARGVSVNQVILDALQAEVDRVRQDEDFMTLLHTLVERDKEILDRLAE, encoded by the coding sequence ATGACGCGAAAGGCGACGACCGTTCGGCTCCCCGAGGACTTGGCAGACACCGCTGAGGTGGTCGCCCGCGCTCGGGGGGTCAGCGTCAACCAGGTGATCCTCGATGCGCTGCAGGCCGAGGTCGACCGGGTTCGCCAGGACGAGGACTTCATGACCTTGCTGCACACCCTCGTCGAGCGGGACAAGGAGATCCTCGACCGCCTCGCCGAGTGA
- the mobF gene encoding MobF family relaxase, translated as MTTLRGPDAGAYYVDGPGGYYLDGDEPPGQWLGLGAEALGLAGQVDDDPFLALMDGRDPIDGALLGTSHHERTVRGFDVTCSAPKSVSVLFAIGDERIRKDVLDAHDAAVAAAFGWIEDHAHCRYRVDGEIWTVDADGLIAAAFRQHTSRAHDPQVHTHLVIVNRVMAPDGRWLALDARTLKHDQRAVSALYAAGLRAELTSRLGVRWNEVESGQAEMADAPEEVLDAFSQRTKQMARRVDEKTERFVDDLGRRPTPRERWRIEREAVTDSRPTKVSADAAELHQDWHDQLDALGYSPARYLDRVTGRARPIEGDAVTDRDTVIAALSSLRDTQSVWRPAEITREIAAALPTRLGGTAGETVGRAQRLASHVEDAISVDVSQPVPDHVPVRDDGRPVTEGALDRILTTRSILHEEEHILELTQRWAAEGGSDVHDLDSDDELSAVQQHAAGAVAGERRMVLVVGPAGTGKTTAMRPAVAHLQAQERSCFGVAPSAAAAEVLAVDTGIDADTLDKLLVEHRLDRPPQHRYDLPTGTTVVVDEAAMVPTPRLAELIDLADRRDWRLALIGDPMQFSAVGRSGMFGHLVDMVGAVELDRVHRFDASWERDASLRLRRGDTDVVALYDHHDRFHGGTGRQMAKATVAAWRRATEAGETAAMMAPTRAGVDVLNELAQHERIAAGEIDLRSRSVKVGASRAFAGDLVATRRNDRTLLTDQARMVKNRDHWTVETVHDDGGLTVAGRTGRVTLPADYVAAHVELAYAETSHATQGRTVDRSFLFLDGPTGTSGIYVPLTRGRTSNEAFVVLNDERTAAEVVAEAVARTWIDQPATALRLDRPKSPASPGDGSQDAAIRPCHAVPSEPLPERELRALVRRASAHRATAERISWRLRDHDRALADLAWREGELQDQIRHARTRLADATRTLDERDSPLHRRHHRAEIASAKREVESLPGWIDDLESELTELPDAIEAARSAREQALRLDEAVRRSEPERVEHAIEADARARGMEAADQPTSLLVAHLGPVPDDPTARGRWIEAAGRVAQHHALWDLPDDSLIGPCPPVGERGYDITYYAASRAVSELAPSGMSRSLGAKRAEQGLSL; from the coding sequence GTGACCACGCTCAGGGGTCCCGACGCCGGCGCCTACTACGTCGACGGTCCCGGCGGGTACTACCTCGACGGCGACGAGCCGCCTGGCCAGTGGCTCGGCCTTGGCGCCGAGGCGCTGGGGCTCGCGGGTCAGGTCGACGACGACCCCTTCCTCGCCCTCATGGACGGTCGGGACCCGATCGACGGCGCCCTGCTCGGCACCAGCCACCACGAACGCACCGTCCGAGGCTTCGACGTGACCTGCTCGGCGCCGAAGTCGGTGTCCGTCCTGTTCGCGATCGGAGACGAACGCATCCGCAAGGACGTCCTCGACGCGCACGACGCAGCCGTCGCCGCCGCGTTCGGTTGGATCGAGGACCACGCCCACTGCCGGTACCGGGTCGACGGGGAGATCTGGACCGTCGACGCCGACGGCCTGATCGCCGCTGCCTTCCGTCAGCACACCAGCCGAGCGCACGACCCCCAGGTCCACACCCACCTCGTCATCGTGAACCGGGTGATGGCCCCTGACGGCCGGTGGCTGGCGCTCGACGCCCGCACCCTCAAGCACGACCAGCGCGCCGTGTCGGCCCTCTACGCCGCCGGGCTCCGAGCCGAGCTGACCAGTCGTCTCGGCGTGCGCTGGAACGAGGTCGAGAGCGGCCAGGCCGAGATGGCTGACGCACCAGAGGAGGTCCTCGATGCCTTCTCCCAGCGCACCAAGCAGATGGCCCGCCGCGTCGACGAGAAGACCGAGCGGTTCGTCGATGACCTCGGCCGTCGCCCCACCCCTCGGGAGCGTTGGCGCATCGAGCGGGAGGCCGTGACCGACAGCCGGCCCACCAAAGTCAGCGCCGACGCGGCCGAGCTCCATCAGGACTGGCACGACCAGCTCGACGCCCTCGGCTACTCGCCCGCGCGCTACCTCGATCGCGTCACCGGTCGGGCGCGGCCGATCGAAGGCGACGCCGTCACCGATCGAGACACGGTGATCGCCGCCCTGTCCTCGCTGCGAGACACCCAGTCCGTGTGGCGACCCGCCGAGATCACCCGCGAGATCGCCGCCGCGCTCCCGACCCGACTCGGCGGGACCGCGGGCGAGACCGTCGGGCGCGCTCAACGCCTCGCGTCGCACGTCGAGGACGCGATCAGCGTCGACGTCTCGCAGCCCGTGCCCGACCACGTTCCCGTCCGCGACGACGGACGGCCGGTCACCGAGGGAGCGCTCGACCGCATCCTCACCACCCGCTCGATCCTCCACGAGGAGGAGCACATCCTCGAGCTGACCCAGCGGTGGGCCGCCGAGGGCGGCAGCGACGTCCACGACCTCGACAGCGACGACGAGCTGTCCGCAGTCCAGCAGCACGCGGCCGGGGCGGTGGCGGGGGAGCGGCGCATGGTCCTGGTGGTCGGTCCGGCTGGCACCGGCAAGACCACCGCTATGCGCCCTGCGGTCGCTCACCTGCAGGCCCAGGAACGGTCGTGCTTCGGCGTCGCCCCGTCGGCGGCAGCGGCCGAGGTGCTCGCAGTCGACACCGGCATCGACGCTGACACCCTCGACAAGCTGCTCGTCGAGCACCGCCTCGACCGTCCACCCCAGCACCGCTACGACCTCCCCACCGGCACCACCGTCGTCGTCGACGAGGCCGCGATGGTGCCCACACCGCGTCTGGCCGAGCTGATCGACCTGGCCGACCGGCGCGATTGGCGACTCGCCCTCATCGGCGACCCGATGCAGTTCTCGGCCGTCGGCCGCTCCGGCATGTTCGGCCACCTGGTCGACATGGTCGGGGCCGTCGAGCTCGACCGGGTCCACCGGTTCGACGCGTCCTGGGAACGAGACGCCAGCCTCCGCCTCCGCCGAGGCGACACGGACGTCGTCGCCCTCTACGACCACCACGACCGTTTCCACGGTGGTACCGGCCGCCAGATGGCCAAGGCCACCGTCGCAGCCTGGCGACGCGCCACCGAGGCCGGCGAGACCGCGGCGATGATGGCCCCCACCCGGGCCGGCGTCGACGTGCTCAACGAACTGGCCCAACACGAGCGGATCGCTGCTGGTGAGATCGACCTCCGCAGCCGCTCGGTGAAGGTCGGCGCCAGTAGGGCGTTCGCCGGTGACCTGGTCGCCACCCGCCGCAACGACCGGACGCTGCTCACCGATCAGGCCCGCATGGTCAAGAACCGCGACCACTGGACCGTCGAGACCGTCCACGACGACGGCGGACTCACCGTCGCCGGTCGAACCGGCCGGGTCACCCTGCCCGCTGACTACGTCGCCGCCCACGTCGAGCTGGCCTATGCCGAGACCAGCCACGCCACCCAGGGCCGCACCGTCGACCGCAGCTTCCTGTTCCTCGACGGACCCACCGGCACCAGCGGCATCTACGTCCCGCTCACCCGTGGCCGCACCAGTAACGAAGCCTTCGTCGTGCTGAACGACGAGCGCACCGCCGCTGAGGTCGTTGCCGAAGCCGTCGCCCGAACCTGGATCGACCAACCCGCGACCGCGCTGCGCCTCGACCGACCCAAATCGCCGGCCAGCCCTGGCGACGGCAGCCAGGACGCCGCAATTCGCCCGTGCCACGCCGTCCCGTCCGAGCCGCTCCCCGAGCGAGAGCTGCGAGCGCTCGTCCGTCGAGCCTCGGCTCATCGTGCAACTGCCGAGCGGATCAGTTGGCGACTCCGCGACCATGACCGAGCGCTCGCCGACCTCGCCTGGCGGGAGGGCGAGCTGCAGGACCAGATCCGCCATGCCCGAACTCGTCTCGCCGATGCGACACGAACTCTCGACGAGCGCGACAGTCCGCTCCACCGCCGACACCACCGAGCCGAGATCGCGAGCGCGAAGCGGGAGGTCGAGTCCCTCCCTGGATGGATCGACGACCTGGAGAGCGAGCTCACCGAGTTGCCCGACGCCATTGAGGCCGCCCGATCTGCTCGAGAGCAAGCCTTGCGCCTCGACGAGGCGGTGCGACGTAGCGAACCCGAGCGCGTCGAGCACGCGATCGAGGCCGACGCCCGTGCCCGAGGCATGGAGGCAGCGGATCAGCCGACGTCGCTCCTCGTTGCCCATCTCGGCCCCGTGCCCGACGACCCGACAGCTCGAGGCCGCTGGATCGAGGCCGCTGGCCGGGTTGCCCAGCACCACGCTCTCTGGGACCTTCCTGACGATTCTCTCATCGGGCCTTGCCCGCCCGTCGGCGAGCGCGGATACGACATCACGTACTACGCGGCCAGCCGAGCCGTCTCTGAACTGGCGCCGAGTGGGATGAGCAGATCACTCGGTGCGAAGAGGGCCGAGCAGGGGCTATCGCTGTGA
- a CDS encoding site-specific integrase, whose translation MAASRNNVRKRGSTWTYYLYVTDSAGTRRQKSKGGFATRKEAEAARVEALAALSNGNWVQPDRLTVAEFLTDEWLPTQRPPTLEESTYASYARNIRLHVVPYVGAIRLQQLTPMDLNALYRTLLDSGRRPPGSPIRRHDPAVLDLIARLKGEGHTWQQVADSVAEEFSDLAGITRHAVASAHRRAQEPKPAPKEPGLSNRMVRYVHTIIHAALRDALRWNRVTRNVAAVATPPPQASTRRGRHTTWTGEQLGRFLDFVADSPYLPAWLFLATSGSRRGEVLGLKWGDVDLDAATAIISRQIAMVDHRIVVKDLPKTKGGHTISLDPGTVERLANHRERQAEIKRLLSGGYHDDDWIFTRPDGAPIHPERFSREFLRKQEAYNKAHPGEPLPRLKLHGLRHTWATLALEEGIDIHVVSDRLDHSSTHITSQIYTHVTRPMQSDAADRVAARIFRADRASVRRNSPRA comes from the coding sequence ATGGCCGCGAGCCGCAACAACGTCCGCAAGCGCGGATCGACCTGGACCTACTACCTCTACGTCACCGACAGCGCCGGCACGCGGCGGCAGAAGTCCAAGGGCGGGTTCGCCACCCGCAAGGAGGCCGAGGCCGCCAGGGTCGAAGCCCTCGCCGCGCTGTCGAACGGGAACTGGGTGCAGCCCGACCGGCTCACCGTCGCCGAGTTCCTCACCGACGAGTGGCTACCGACCCAGCGGCCGCCGACGCTCGAGGAGAGCACCTACGCCAGCTACGCCCGGAACATCCGGCTCCACGTCGTCCCCTACGTCGGCGCCATCCGGCTCCAGCAGCTCACGCCGATGGACCTCAACGCGCTCTACCGGACGCTCCTCGACTCCGGCCGACGACCGCCGGGCTCGCCGATCCGCCGCCACGATCCCGCCGTGCTCGACCTCATCGCCCGACTCAAGGGTGAGGGCCACACGTGGCAGCAGGTGGCCGACTCCGTCGCCGAGGAGTTCTCCGACCTCGCTGGAATCACCCGCCACGCCGTCGCCTCGGCTCACCGTCGAGCCCAGGAGCCGAAGCCGGCGCCGAAGGAGCCCGGGCTGAGCAACCGGATGGTCCGGTACGTCCACACGATCATCCACGCCGCGCTGCGCGACGCCCTGCGCTGGAACCGCGTGACCCGCAACGTCGCCGCAGTCGCCACTCCCCCGCCGCAGGCATCGACCCGCCGGGGACGCCACACGACCTGGACCGGCGAGCAGCTCGGCCGATTCCTCGACTTCGTCGCCGACAGCCCCTACCTGCCGGCGTGGCTGTTCCTCGCCACCTCCGGCTCACGCCGCGGCGAGGTACTCGGCCTGAAGTGGGGCGACGTCGACCTCGACGCCGCCACGGCGATCATCTCCCGCCAGATCGCCATGGTCGACCACCGCATCGTGGTGAAGGACCTCCCGAAGACAAAGGGCGGTCACACGATCTCGCTCGACCCGGGCACCGTCGAGAGGCTCGCCAACCACCGGGAGCGCCAGGCAGAGATCAAGCGCCTCCTCAGCGGCGGCTACCACGACGACGACTGGATCTTCACCCGCCCCGACGGCGCCCCGATCCACCCCGAGCGGTTCAGCCGCGAGTTCCTCCGCAAGCAGGAGGCCTACAACAAGGCCCACCCCGGCGAGCCGCTCCCGCGGCTGAAGCTCCACGGCCTCCGCCACACCTGGGCGACGCTCGCCCTGGAGGAGGGCATCGACATCCACGTGGTGAGCGACCGCCTCGACCACAGCAGCACCCACATCACGAGCCAGATCTACACGCACGTCACCAGGCCGATGCAGTCCGACGCCGCCGACCGCGTGGCGGCGCGGATCTTCCGAGCGGATCGGGCCAGCGTTAGGCGGAATTCGCCCCGGGCGTGA
- a CDS encoding DNA cytosine methyltransferase, which yields MTGEPFSIAGLFAGIGGIERGLALHGGEAELLCEYWDPAHRVLATRFPDVPLVEDVRDLRSLPKVDLVSAGFPCTDLSQAGRMDGINGRASGLVSEVFRLIRRPRAPMLLLENVRNMLVLDGGAAMQYLVDELEALGYRWAYRLVDSRFTGVPQRRQRVIFLASRTIDPRAVLFADDEGEPGPEWFSDETCGFYWTEGLRGLGWARDAVPTLKGGSTIGIPSQPGIWNPSAPLGRRIVLPVVEEAEQMQGFPAGWTSPADDGPGRKGPRWKLTGNAVTVGVSAWVGRRLRDPGEPILDGQPMKAGGRWPTAAFGAKGKIWAVDVSMWPTREPYRHLHEIVDLEEAQPLSARASAGFLSRAERGSLRFVDGFLDDVAEHAAYMAEELSVA from the coding sequence ATGACCGGGGAACCCTTCAGCATCGCTGGACTGTTCGCCGGTATCGGAGGGATCGAGCGAGGTCTCGCCCTCCACGGCGGCGAAGCCGAGCTGCTCTGCGAGTATTGGGACCCGGCCCACCGCGTGCTGGCGACGAGATTCCCGGACGTCCCGCTCGTCGAGGATGTGAGAGACCTTCGATCACTGCCGAAGGTCGATCTGGTGTCCGCCGGTTTCCCGTGCACCGACCTGTCCCAGGCCGGACGAATGGACGGCATCAACGGGCGCGCCTCGGGTCTCGTCTCAGAGGTGTTCCGCCTGATCCGTCGTCCCCGCGCGCCGATGCTGCTGCTCGAGAACGTCCGGAACATGCTGGTGCTCGACGGTGGGGCGGCCATGCAGTACCTCGTCGACGAGCTGGAGGCACTCGGCTATCGGTGGGCCTACCGCCTCGTCGACTCGCGCTTCACCGGCGTGCCTCAGCGACGCCAGCGAGTGATCTTCCTGGCTTCCCGGACCATCGATCCGCGTGCCGTGCTCTTCGCCGACGACGAGGGCGAACCCGGTCCGGAGTGGTTTTCGGACGAGACCTGCGGCTTCTACTGGACCGAAGGTCTCCGTGGCCTCGGTTGGGCACGGGACGCAGTGCCCACGCTCAAGGGCGGTTCCACCATCGGCATCCCGTCCCAACCTGGGATTTGGAACCCCTCCGCACCACTCGGTCGACGAATCGTCCTGCCGGTGGTGGAAGAGGCCGAGCAGATGCAGGGCTTCCCGGCCGGATGGACGTCACCTGCCGACGATGGACCGGGTCGGAAGGGTCCACGGTGGAAGCTGACCGGCAACGCTGTCACCGTCGGCGTGTCGGCCTGGGTCGGCCGTCGGCTGCGTGACCCCGGTGAGCCGATCCTCGACGGACAACCGATGAAGGCCGGAGGGCGTTGGCCCACCGCAGCGTTCGGAGCGAAGGGCAAGATCTGGGCGGTGGACGTGTCGATGTGGCCAACCCGAGAGCCCTATCGACATCTCCACGAGATCGTCGACCTGGAGGAGGCTCAGCCTCTGTCGGCTCGAGCGAGCGCCGGATTCCTGTCCCGGGCCGAGCGCGGCAGCCTGCGCTTCGTCGACGGATTCCTGGACGACGTCGCCGAGCATGCCGCCTACATGGCGGAGGAGCTCTCTGTCGCCTGA
- a CDS encoding very short patch repair endonuclease, which yields MQRQARRDTAAELAIRREVWRRGLRYRVDLAPLAGLRRRADLVFTKAHVAVYVDGCFWHRCPVHATSPKANSEWWREKLDANERRDRDTDQRLGDAGWTVIRIWEHEDPVAAADRIEAAVR from the coding sequence ATGCAGCGCCAGGCACGAAGGGACACAGCAGCGGAGCTGGCCATTCGTCGCGAGGTGTGGCGGAGGGGGCTTCGCTACCGGGTCGACCTCGCACCGCTTGCCGGGCTTCGACGGCGTGCCGATCTCGTGTTCACCAAGGCTCACGTCGCGGTCTACGTGGACGGCTGTTTCTGGCACCGCTGCCCGGTCCACGCCACCTCACCGAAGGCGAACAGCGAGTGGTGGCGCGAGAAGCTCGATGCGAACGAGCGGCGCGACCGCGACACGGATCAGCGCCTCGGTGACGCGGGATGGACGGTCATCCGGATCTGGGAGCACGAGGACCCCGTCGCTGCGGCTGACCGGATCGAGGCCGCCGTTCGCTGA
- a CDS encoding DUF6880 family protein, with amino-acid sequence MTKKAREQLATHLGAQSHERLVELVTELAEGDVELRNRLLLEAASAGTGPVDAASYRRSFSDALRSGSAARRDGPRTSGAWARGVHQVTESIGALLAAGHAEEVIGITEYALGRVDVTMSRVDDSSGWFSQVLMDLEALHHAACEAVRPDPVALARRLFAMEVDTEWDILIDSAQRYADLLGDDGLAEMRRLAEERWAQLPPVDPDPRRRANRGNFHLTRMMETLAEVAGDVDARVEVMARDLSFPYHYVQIAEVLTEAGRPDDALAWAERGLAAFEDTDHHMRGDSRLDDVVLAGWSQHGRMADVVDLVWKRFMEKPTLASYQRLKRWTSEAGEWDEHRPRAMVVLESQAAARAEAVASRPTPINRYSARLPVPTTHDELIAVLAWDGQLDDAWAIALDHGASLPLWLQLAAAMETERPLDAASAYARDVEAQIDRKQTRSYENAVDRVAHIRTLHERAGDPDGFDAYLANLRNRHRQKTKFIRLLDEVGLTVSG; translated from the coding sequence ATGACGAAGAAGGCGCGCGAGCAGCTGGCCACGCATCTCGGCGCCCAGTCGCACGAGCGCCTGGTCGAGCTGGTTACGGAGCTCGCCGAGGGCGACGTCGAGCTGCGGAACCGACTGCTGCTGGAGGCAGCGTCCGCAGGCACCGGCCCGGTCGACGCAGCGTCGTACCGGCGGTCGTTCTCCGATGCGCTGCGGTCGGGCAGCGCGGCACGCCGGGACGGGCCACGCACATCGGGGGCCTGGGCCCGGGGCGTCCACCAGGTCACCGAGAGCATCGGCGCACTACTAGCGGCCGGGCACGCCGAGGAGGTGATCGGGATCACCGAGTACGCCCTCGGCAGGGTCGACGTGACCATGAGCCGCGTCGACGACTCCTCGGGTTGGTTCTCCCAGGTGCTGATGGATCTCGAGGCGCTGCACCACGCGGCCTGTGAGGCGGTCCGCCCGGATCCGGTCGCCCTGGCGCGGAGGCTGTTCGCGATGGAGGTCGACACCGAGTGGGACATCCTCATCGACTCGGCCCAGCGCTACGCCGACCTGCTCGGTGATGACGGCCTCGCCGAGATGCGTCGTCTGGCCGAGGAGCGCTGGGCGCAGCTCCCACCCGTCGATCCCGATCCACGCCGTCGGGCCAACCGCGGCAACTTCCACCTGACCCGAATGATGGAGACCCTCGCAGAGGTCGCAGGCGACGTCGACGCCCGGGTCGAGGTGATGGCCCGCGACCTGTCGTTCCCGTACCACTACGTGCAGATCGCCGAGGTGCTGACCGAGGCTGGCCGGCCCGATGACGCGCTTGCCTGGGCCGAGCGGGGCCTGGCTGCCTTCGAGGACACCGATCACCACATGCGCGGTGACTCCCGGCTCGACGACGTCGTCCTCGCTGGCTGGTCCCAGCACGGTCGCATGGCCGATGTCGTCGACCTCGTCTGGAAGCGGTTCATGGAGAAGCCGACCTTGGCGAGCTACCAGCGGCTGAAGCGCTGGACAAGCGAAGCGGGGGAGTGGGACGAGCACCGTCCTCGGGCCATGGTTGTGCTCGAGTCGCAGGCCGCGGCCCGGGCCGAGGCGGTGGCCAGCCGGCCGACGCCCATCAACCGGTACTCGGCCCGCCTCCCCGTCCCCACCACCCACGACGAGCTCATCGCCGTGCTCGCCTGGGACGGCCAGCTCGACGACGCGTGGGCGATCGCACTCGACCACGGTGCGTCGCTCCCGCTGTGGTTGCAGCTCGCTGCGGCGATGGAGACCGAGCGCCCGCTCGACGCCGCGAGCGCCTACGCCCGCGACGTCGAGGCCCAGATCGACCGCAAACAGACCCGCTCCTACGAGAACGCCGTCGATCGCGTGGCCCACATCCGCACGCTCCACGAGCGAGCCGGCGACCCCGACGGCTTCGATGCCTACCTCGCCAACCTCCGCAACCGGCACCGCCAGAAGACCAAGTTCATCCGACTCCTCGACGAGGTGGGCCTCACCGTGTCGGGATAG